A genomic region of Chloroflexota bacterium contains the following coding sequences:
- a CDS encoding endo-1,4-beta-xylanase, whose protein sequence is MRISWKQVLPWLGRGLMLWAMLRMPTVPQPLIVIGEPQTVTTLRPNVCVHTRLTDEVEEWKIQRTLMMVREMGAPWIVEYFPWAYYEGARGDFDFSHADMVVDHAEAQGLTVIARLGLVPAWARPKPGVQETTDTYLDEDHYDDFANYVSKFVERYRGRINHIIIWNEPNLSLEWGYRQVDPAGYVAMLKLAYEAAKAADPEVQVLAGALAPTLEPEGSPWGMNDLLYLQRMYDAGFAEAYDILSVHAYGLGYPPDEPPAPDLLNFRRVELVREIMAKNSDGGKPIMITESGWNDSPRWSRAVRPGARIDYTIGAYAWAEENWPGVQTVCTWAFRFPAPLYTYGDYYAFVTPDFTPRAIYEAVREWTGNEK, encoded by the coding sequence ATGCGAATTTCATGGAAACAAGTTTTGCCATGGCTGGGGCGAGGGTTGATGCTGTGGGCGATGTTGCGGATGCCGACCGTGCCGCAACCGCTGATTGTGATTGGCGAGCCACAGACGGTGACGACGTTGCGCCCAAACGTGTGCGTCCACACCCGGCTGACGGACGAAGTGGAGGAGTGGAAGATTCAGCGCACGCTGATGATGGTGCGCGAGATGGGCGCGCCGTGGATTGTCGAATATTTCCCGTGGGCGTATTACGAAGGGGCGAGGGGCGACTTCGACTTTTCACACGCCGACATGGTGGTTGACCACGCCGAGGCTCAAGGGTTGACCGTCATTGCCCGGTTGGGCCTGGTTCCGGCCTGGGCCAGACCAAAGCCAGGCGTGCAGGAGACGACCGACACTTATCTCGACGAAGACCATTACGACGACTTTGCCAACTACGTGAGCAAGTTCGTCGAGCGTTATCGTGGCCGGATCAACCATATCATCATCTGGAACGAGCCGAATCTGTCACTGGAGTGGGGCTACCGGCAGGTTGACCCCGCAGGCTACGTGGCGATGCTGAAGCTGGCTTACGAGGCGGCGAAGGCGGCAGACCCTGAAGTGCAAGTATTAGCCGGCGCACTGGCCCCGACACTGGAGCCAGAAGGCTCACCCTGGGGCATGAATGATTTGCTGTACTTGCAGAGAATGTACGACGCCGGTTTTGCCGAGGCCTACGACATTCTCTCGGTTCACGCCTACGGCCTGGGCTACCCGCCCGACGAGCCGCCCGCGCCTGACTTGCTCAACTTCCGACGTGTCGAGTTGGTGCGCGAGATTATGGCGAAGAACAGCGATGGCGGCAAGCCGATCATGATCACCGAATCTGGCTGGAACGACTCGCCGCGCTGGAGCCGGGCGGTGAGGCCGGGCGCGCGGATTGATTACACAATCGGCGCTTACGCTTGGGCCGAAGAAAACTGGCCTGGTGTGCAAACCGTTTGTACCTGGGCCTTTCGCTTCCCGGCCCCGCTCTACACTTACGGCGATTATTATGCTTTTGTGACGCCGGACTTCACGCCGAGGGCGATTTATGAGGCGGTGAGGGAG
- a CDS encoding ABC transporter ATP-binding protein, with product MSDVTIEVHKLTKKFGDFTAVDGVSFEIGRGEVVGYLGPNGSGKTTTMRMLLGLLQPTAGEAKVLGYDIRKQAESIRPLVGYMSQKFALYEDLTVRENLVFYAGVYGMRPEQYRPRVKEVLALIGLAGRENERAGELSGGWRQRLALGIALIHNPQLLFLDEPTSGVDPSARREFWDLIYTLAEQGATVFVSTHYMDEAEHCGRLGIMYNGKLMAMDTPSALKASQLKGPAWNVLADPLIPALDALTATPGVHRAGLLGDYLHAITLGNAHTAASLQAALAGRGITATVEEAEPTLEDVFVELAGRGASI from the coding sequence ATGTCAGACGTTACCATCGAAGTTCACAAGCTCACTAAGAAGTTCGGCGACTTCACCGCCGTTGACGGCGTGTCGTTTGAAATTGGGCGCGGCGAGGTGGTGGGCTACCTGGGGCCGAACGGAAGCGGCAAGACGACGACAATGCGGATGTTGCTCGGCTTGCTCCAGCCAACGGCGGGCGAGGCCAAAGTGCTGGGTTACGACATTCGCAAGCAGGCCGAATCGATCCGCCCGCTTGTGGGTTACATGAGCCAGAAGTTTGCGCTCTACGAAGACCTGACGGTGCGCGAGAATTTGGTGTTCTACGCCGGCGTGTATGGCATGAGGCCGGAGCAATACCGCCCGCGAGTGAAAGAGGTGCTGGCGTTGATCGGACTCGCCGGGCGTGAAAACGAACGGGCCGGCGAACTTTCCGGCGGCTGGCGGCAACGACTCGCTCTAGGTATTGCCCTGATTCACAACCCCCAACTTTTGTTCCTCGACGAGCCGACGAGCGGCGTTGACCCCTCGGCCCGGCGCGAGTTCTGGGATTTGATTTACACGCTGGCGGAGCAGGGGGCGACTGTTTTTGTCAGCACCCATTACATGGACGAGGCTGAGCATTGCGGGCGGCTGGGCATCATGTACAACGGCAAGTTGATGGCAATGGACACGCCGAGCGCGCTCAAGGCTTCGCAACTCAAAGGGCCGGCCTGGAATGTTCTGGCCGACCCCCTGATTCCGGCGTTGGATGCGTTGACGGCGACCCCCGGAGTTCATCGCGCCGGTTTGCTGGGCGATTATCTTCATGCGATCACGCTTGGCAACGCTCACACCGCCGCGAGTCTGCAAGCGGCGTTGGCCGGGCGCGGCATTACGGCCACGGTTGAAGAGGCCGAGCCGACGCTGGAGGATGTGTTTGTGGAGTTGGCGGGGAGGGGCGCAAGTATTTGA
- a CDS encoding glycoside hydrolase family 13 protein, whose protein sequence is MDDLSATPSIRLWNDRTDAETIASLTFDSHSSDATLGGVTNWKYDLAVGASPTIHYYVFKATDGTAAAFYRDDDPKFYGGGYGVGEANQTTAYNNSYQVTVYDPAFAVPEWMQRGIVYQIFPDRFRDGNSGNNPPAGRFSYNTPGGSIVRSNQANWNYTLCDPRNTYVPSCDSKYGDNFYGGDLAGITQKVNEGYFDTLGVTVLYLNPIFRSPSNHKYDTADYMVIDPDFGTLADFQSLASAANAHGIKIILDGVFNHTSSDSKYFDRYSRYDAAGNLTSPAGPGVDDNSGACEAAASSFYSWFYFPDTGNPGKDGTTVVYCNNDSPQSYEAWYGYSSLPKLQANITAVRNLIWANGLNSVGPYWTQQGAWGWRFDVGADVDCGLTCAPSNDYWEGFRAAVRDSGVTGKSDVITLGEEWGDASGWLLGSEWDSVMNYRFRSAVMSWLFTGCSGNGCTGGTSFDDNDSNGGSSSGSISYISPSQFNARLRSIAEDYPPMALKAMMNLEGSHDTNRIRFLLKKSNNDNDSAAQQRMKELWIFAFTYAGAPTLYYGDEIGLSHDGVFSGGKWEDDPYNRAPFPWPDASGSSYTAVTGLQSFARQMASLRLSYRALQDGDAQHGLIIDDANKLYGFARTNGSQTALIALNRDGAAHTATFTGLNASPYNLPDGTVLVDGLTGSTFTVSGGLVSVTVNPTWGVVLLEQTKVETPSAISGLTVTVPGNDVLLKWTPVTTDTGAGRELPTTYEIHRSTSSSFTPGPGALIASINPSNFGNANNQQTYTDVGAASTAYYYIVLAKNSAGKVSAAHTAVPSWLTITVNVIATEDGYVLESTETSNVGGSISSTATTTRVGDDAADKQYKTILSFDTGTPLPDNATVRSAEVRMQRASVTGTTPFNTHGTLWADIVTGAYSGSNTLQTGDFQAASTTTQVASMSNPASNGQWSSGFLNSTGNAAVNRAGRTQFKIYFNLDDNDDLGSDYMSFNTGNHATSSSRPVLVLYYTVP, encoded by the coding sequence ATGGACGACTTGAGCGCGACGCCGAGCATTCGTTTATGGAATGATCGAACCGACGCTGAAACTATCGCCTCGCTCACCTTCGACAGCCACAGCAGTGACGCCACGCTCGGCGGCGTCACCAATTGGAAATACGATCTGGCCGTCGGCGCATCGCCCACCATTCATTACTACGTCTTCAAGGCAACGGATGGAACAGCCGCCGCCTTCTATCGTGATGACGATCCCAAGTTTTACGGCGGCGGCTACGGCGTGGGTGAAGCCAACCAAACGACGGCTTACAACAACTCGTACCAGGTCACCGTTTACGACCCGGCCTTCGCCGTGCCGGAATGGATGCAACGCGGCATCGTCTACCAAATCTTCCCCGACCGCTTCCGCGACGGGAACTCTGGCAATAACCCGCCTGCCGGGCGCTTCTCATACAACACGCCGGGCGGCTCCATCGTGCGCTCCAACCAGGCCAATTGGAACTACACGCTCTGCGACCCGCGCAACACGTACGTGCCCTCGTGTGATAGCAAATATGGCGACAACTTCTACGGCGGCGACCTGGCCGGAATCACGCAAAAGGTCAACGAGGGTTATTTCGACACCCTCGGCGTCACCGTCCTCTACCTCAACCCCATCTTCCGCTCGCCGTCGAATCACAAATACGACACCGCCGATTACATGGTCATTGACCCGGACTTCGGCACGCTGGCCGACTTCCAGAGTCTGGCTTCCGCCGCCAACGCCCACGGCATCAAGATCATCCTCGACGGCGTGTTCAACCACACCTCGTCGGACAGCAAGTACTTTGATCGCTACAGCCGCTACGATGCGGCGGGCAACCTCACCAGCCCCGCCGGCCCCGGGGTTGACGACAACAGCGGCGCGTGTGAGGCCGCCGCTTCCAGCTTCTACTCATGGTTCTACTTCCCCGACACGGGCAACCCCGGCAAAGATGGCACAACCGTCGTCTATTGCAACAACGACTCGCCGCAATCTTACGAAGCCTGGTACGGCTACTCGTCCCTGCCGAAACTGCAAGCCAACATCACCGCCGTTCGCAACTTGATCTGGGCCAACGGTTTGAATTCAGTCGGCCCGTATTGGACTCAGCAGGGCGCGTGGGGCTGGCGTTTCGACGTAGGCGCGGACGTGGACTGCGGCCTGACTTGCGCCCCGAGCAACGATTACTGGGAAGGCTTCCGCGCCGCCGTGCGCGACAGCGGCGTGACCGGCAAGAGTGATGTGATCACCCTCGGCGAAGAATGGGGCGACGCCAGCGGCTGGTTGCTGGGCAGTGAGTGGGATAGCGTGATGAACTACCGCTTCCGCTCGGCGGTGATGAGCTGGCTGTTCACCGGCTGTTCGGGCAACGGCTGCACCGGCGGCACGTCGTTCGACGACAACGACAGCAACGGCGGCAGTTCCAGCGGCTCGATCAGCTACATCAGTCCGTCGCAGTTCAACGCCCGCCTGCGCTCCATTGCCGAAGATTATCCGCCGATGGCGCTCAAGGCCATGATGAATCTCGAAGGCTCGCACGACACCAACCGCATCCGCTTCCTGCTCAAGAAGAGCAACAACGACAACGACAGCGCCGCTCAACAGCGGATGAAAGAGTTGTGGATATTCGCCTTCACTTACGCCGGCGCGCCCACGCTTTACTACGGCGACGAGATCGGCCTCAGCCACGACGGGGTGTTCTCCGGCGGCAAGTGGGAAGACGATCCTTACAACCGCGCGCCCTTCCCCTGGCCCGACGCCAGTGGCAGTTCCTACACCGCCGTCACCGGCCTGCAAAGCTTCGCCCGCCAAATGGCGAGCCTGCGCTTGAGCTACCGCGCCCTGCAAGACGGCGACGCGCAACATGGCCTGATCATTGACGACGCCAACAAGCTTTACGGCTTCGCCCGCACCAACGGCTCACAGACCGCCCTCATCGCCCTCAACCGCGACGGCGCGGCCCATACCGCAACCTTCACCGGCCTCAACGCTTCGCCCTACAACCTGCCCGACGGCACGGTGCTGGTGGATGGACTCACTGGAAGCACCTTTACAGTGTCCGGCGGTTTGGTCAGTGTGACGGTGAACCCGACGTGGGGTGTGGTCTTGCTGGAACAAACCAAAGTTGAAACGCCGTCCGCCATCTCAGGGTTGACCGTCACTGTCCCCGGCAACGACGTTCTGCTCAAGTGGACTCCGGTGACCACCGACACCGGCGCTGGCCGCGAACTGCCGACGACCTATGAGATTCACCGAAGCACCTCGTCGTCGTTCACGCCCGGCCCCGGCGCGCTCATCGCCTCCATCAACCCCTCGAACTTCGGCAACGCCAACAACCAGCAGACCTACACCGACGTAGGCGCGGCCAGTACCGCCTACTACTACATCGTGCTGGCCAAAAACTCTGCCGGCAAAGTCTCTGCCGCGCACACCGCCGTGCCTTCGTGGCTCACCATCACCGTCAACGTCATCGCCACAGAAGACGGATACGTTCTTGAGTCGACCGAGACTTCAAATGTTGGCGGTTCGATTTCAAGCACGGCCACGACGACGCGCGTTGGTGATGACGCCGCCGACAAACAGTACAAGACGATCCTGAGTTTCGATACCGGCACGCCCCTGCCCGACAACGCCACCGTCCGAAGCGCCGAAGTGCGAATGCAACGGGCCAGTGTCACCGGCACCACACCTTTCAACACACATGGCACGCTGTGGGCAGATATTGTCACGGGCGCGTACAGCGGCAGTAACACACTACAAACCGGCGACTTCCAGGCCGCCTCCACCACCACCCAAGTCGCCAGCATGAGCAACCCGGCCAGCAACGGCCAGTGGTCGAGCGGCTTTCTCAACAGCACCGGCAACGCCGCCGTCAACCGAGCCGGCCGGACGCAGTTCAAGATTTATTTCAACCTGGACGACAACGACGACCTCGGCTCAGACTACATGAGCTTCAACACTGGCAACCATGCCACCTCGTCGAGCAGGCCGGTGCTTGTCCTTTACTACACCGTGCCGTAA
- a CDS encoding amidohydrolase: MLNKAQTLKPRLIELRRTIHRNPELGFDVFKTADLVARTLGELGVECQTGVGKTGVVGYIGDGDGPVVAIRADMDALPILEANEVEYKSQNPGKMHACGHDAHTTMLLGVAMLLAKEKLPGQIRLIFQPSEEIADDEGISGAPRMIDDGAMKGVDSVIALHVDGTLDAGQISVDSGKVSGAVDSFRAWIKGKGGHGAHPNLANDPIWLTTQVLNAMYAVPSRRIDPFQPSVLSLGVIQGGAASNVIPHEIYIEGTLRSMDDTVRERLIDEVKRCLEIARALGGDYKLDIERGYPSMINDAEVVDQIRQASADLLGENGLGKSKRTLGAEDFSYMTRLAPGAMFSLGTKEPGGEPHYVHTPDWDIDEDALPVGTAMLAETALRLLKAKISSQSITHLMEKS, from the coding sequence ATGCTCAACAAAGCCCAAACCCTCAAACCCCGCCTCATCGAACTTCGCCGCACCATCCACCGCAACCCCGAACTCGGCTTCGACGTTTTCAAGACCGCCGACCTCGTGGCCCGCACGCTGGGTGAGTTGGGCGTTGAATGTCAAACCGGAGTCGGCAAGACCGGCGTCGTCGGCTACATCGGCGACGGCGACGGCCCGGTGGTCGCCATCCGCGCCGACATGGACGCCCTGCCGATTTTGGAAGCCAACGAGGTCGAATACAAATCGCAGAACCCGGGCAAGATGCACGCCTGCGGCCACGACGCGCACACGACGATGCTGTTGGGCGTGGCGATGCTGTTGGCGAAAGAAAAACTTCCCGGTCAAATCCGGCTGATCTTTCAGCCCTCGGAAGAAATCGCCGACGACGAAGGCATCAGCGGCGCGCCGCGCATGATTGACGACGGGGCGATGAAGGGCGTGGATTCGGTGATTGCCCTGCACGTGGACGGTACGCTCGATGCCGGTCAGATCAGTGTGGACTCCGGCAAAGTAAGCGGCGCGGTGGACTCGTTCCGGGCGTGGATCAAGGGCAAGGGCGGCCACGGCGCTCACCCCAACCTGGCCAACGATCCAATCTGGCTGACCACGCAAGTGCTGAACGCGATGTATGCCGTGCCCTCGCGCCGGATCGATCCGTTTCAGCCGTCGGTGTTATCGTTAGGCGTGATTCAAGGGGGCGCCGCCTCCAACGTCATCCCGCACGAAATTTACATCGAAGGCACGCTGCGAAGTATGGACGACACGGTGCGCGAGCGGTTGATTGACGAAGTGAAGCGGTGCCTGGAGATTGCCCGCGCTCTGGGCGGCGATTATAAGCTGGACATCGAGCGCGGCTACCCCTCGATGATTAACGATGCCGAAGTTGTTGACCAGATTCGCCAGGCAAGCGCTGACCTGCTGGGCGAAAACGGTCTGGGCAAATCGAAGCGCACTTTGGGCGCAGAAGACTTCAGCTACATGACCCGCCTCGCGCCGGGCGCAATGTTCAGCCTGGGCACTAAGGAGCCTGGCGGCGAGCCGCACTATGTTCACACACCGGACTGGGACATAGACGAAGATGCGCTTCCGGTCGGCACAGCCATGTTGGCCGAGACGGCCCTGCGGTTGCTCAAAGCCAAAATAAGCTCTCAATCCATCACCCACCTAATGGAGAAATCATGA
- a CDS encoding ABC transporter ATP-binding protein — protein MTTLVDARGLQKRFGDTKAVDGVSLAVSAGEAYGLVGPDGAGKTTTMRLLVGALRLDSGSVSIGGRDLSKQGEEARAVIGYLAQRFSLYSDLTALENLRFFGEVRGLRGKAFEERAAELFKFVGLAGFEDRLAGNMSGGMKQKLGLATALVHRPQVLLLDEPTGGVDPITRQDFWQLIIRLLTEEGVAVIVSTPYMDEAARCNRLGFMYRGRLLRQGAPRELTAGMNGRVLELTAHPKDKARQVCLADPDVEDALAFGDRFHLRVGQTEGPLARLPGALSQAGVKVDRLRPILPSLEDAFISLLAAQT, from the coding sequence ATGACGACTCTCGTTGACGCGCGCGGCTTACAAAAACGTTTCGGCGACACCAAAGCGGTGGACGGCGTAAGTTTAGCCGTCTCTGCCGGGGAAGCGTATGGCCTGGTGGGGCCGGACGGCGCCGGCAAGACGACGACGATGCGCCTGCTCGTCGGCGCGTTGAGGCTTGACAGCGGCTCGGTGTCTATCGGCGGGCGCGATCTGAGCAAACAGGGTGAAGAAGCGCGGGCGGTGATCGGCTACCTGGCCCAACGCTTCAGCCTGTACAGTGACCTGACGGCGCTGGAGAACTTGCGCTTCTTTGGCGAAGTGCGCGGCCTGAGAGGCAAAGCGTTTGAAGAGCGCGCCGCCGAACTGTTCAAGTTCGTCGGCCTGGCCGGGTTTGAGGATCGGCTGGCGGGCAATATGTCGGGCGGCATGAAGCAGAAGCTGGGGCTGGCGACCGCTCTTGTTCATCGCCCACAGGTGCTTTTGCTCGACGAGCCAACCGGCGGCGTTGATCCGATTACCCGGCAGGACTTCTGGCAGTTGATCATTCGCCTGCTGACTGAGGAAGGCGTGGCCGTCATCGTCAGCACGCCTTACATGGACGAAGCGGCCCGATGCAACCGGCTGGGCTTCATGTATCGAGGCCGCCTTCTCAGGCAGGGCGCGCCGCGTGAATTGACGGCGGGCATGAACGGGCGGGTGCTGGAACTGACCGCGCACCCGAAAGACAAAGCGCGCCAGGTGTGTTTGGCCGACCCGGACGTGGAAGACGCTCTGGCCTTTGGCGACCGTTTCCACTTGAGAGTCGGCCAAACCGAGGGGCCGCTGGCGCGATTGCCGGGCGCGCTGAGTCAGGCCGGAGTCAAGGTGGATCGCCTGCGCCCGATCCTGCCCAGTTTGGAAGATGCGTTCATTTCGTTGCTGGCGGCCCAAACTTGA